One region of Flavobacterium pisciphilum genomic DNA includes:
- a CDS encoding PRTRC system protein C, translating into MLTATLLERVFSFKDKEQDIKLADPCASFSPEAVLNFYAQTYPILTTATIEGPVINDDAIQYRFLSQIGTKG; encoded by the coding sequence ATGTTAACAGCCACACTATTAGAAAGAGTCTTTTCATTTAAAGATAAAGAGCAGGATATTAAACTTGCCGATCCGTGCGCCTCATTCAGCCCCGAAGCGGTATTGAACTTTTATGCGCAGACCTATCCCATACTAACAACAGCAACTATCGAAGGACCCGTAATAAATGACGATGCCATACAATACAGATTTTTGTCGCAAATCGGAACAAAAGGATAA
- a CDS encoding prokaryotic E2 ligase family D protein: MKDITADFGTLYTPVKALVIYQKNSSDKTTYVESYDMDKNGYPTNAHPLSVKESTLLASALDTSDELKRNFLKPLGLLPKNVLYINPDHDGYAIWHTPSQKVDLFFVESLGIPNGKALIPPLLWKASKNTLWIYALGETLAITETTPLYNAPYFNLYSDGRVCMGTVSVNSKTDCLLEEFIQSWEQYFFNSYFSHLISEKSPVKGNIIQLWQSLVNTRKKFPTKVLMKNGLTLNKLLS; this comes from the coding sequence ATGAAAGATATAACAGCCGATTTCGGAACATTATACACTCCTGTAAAAGCCTTGGTAATCTATCAGAAAAATTCGTCTGACAAGACTACTTATGTGGAAAGCTACGACATGGATAAAAATGGCTATCCCACCAATGCCCATCCACTGAGCGTAAAAGAAAGTACACTGCTTGCTAGTGCTTTAGATACTTCTGACGAACTCAAACGCAACTTTTTGAAACCTTTAGGATTGCTACCTAAAAATGTACTGTATATCAATCCCGACCACGATGGCTATGCCATTTGGCATACACCATCCCAAAAGGTAGATTTGTTTTTTGTCGAGAGTTTAGGCATTCCAAACGGCAAAGCATTAATACCTCCTTTGCTTTGGAAAGCCTCTAAAAACACACTTTGGATATATGCATTGGGGGAAACTCTAGCCATTACAGAAACTACCCCTTTATACAATGCCCCCTACTTTAATCTATACTCCGATGGTAGAGTTTGTATGGGAACCGTTTCAGTCAATAGTAAAACAGATTGCCTATTAGAAGAATTTATTCAGTCGTGGGAGCAGTACTTTTTTAACAGCTATTTCAGCCACCTGATTAGCGAGAAAAGCCCTGTGAAAGGAAACATTATTCAGTTGTGGCAAAGCCTTGTAAATACTCGCAAAAAGTTCCCCACAAAAGTCCTTATGAAAAACGGTCTAACCCTTAATAAACTACTGTCATGA
- a CDS encoding PRTRC system ThiF family protein, translated as MNTLKPMHYADNYLINPTNPITINLIGAGGTGSRMLTELARMNHSLIALGHTGLQVSLYDDDRITQANQGRQLFADTEVGLYKSVALINRTNRFFGTNWKAITEQFSTVNLKSLPNRGKANMYISCIDTVSARFDIAKALQDCTENSSWERNKSLYWLDLGNSQNTGQAILSTIGEIRQPKSKLYRTVANLPMVTDEFKELLEAQTENNEPSCSLAEALEKQDLFINTTLASMGASLLWKLFREGMTAHRGFFWNLGNFRSEPILVG; from the coding sequence ATGAACACATTAAAACCAATGCATTACGCAGATAATTACCTGATAAATCCAACCAATCCCATCACAATTAATCTTATTGGTGCAGGAGGAACAGGAAGCAGGATGCTTACTGAACTGGCAAGAATGAACCATAGCCTTATTGCTTTAGGACATACAGGATTGCAGGTTAGTTTATATGATGATGATAGGATAACCCAAGCCAATCAGGGGCGACAGCTTTTTGCCGATACTGAAGTTGGTTTGTACAAATCAGTGGCACTCATTAACCGAACCAATCGTTTTTTTGGTACGAATTGGAAAGCCATAACTGAGCAGTTTTCTACAGTAAACCTCAAATCTCTACCCAACCGCGGAAAAGCAAATATGTACATCAGTTGTATCGATACGGTATCGGCACGATTTGACATTGCAAAGGCTTTACAGGACTGCACAGAAAACAGCAGTTGGGAACGCAATAAATCACTGTATTGGCTTGACCTTGGTAATTCACAAAATACAGGACAGGCGATATTATCTACTATTGGCGAAATCAGGCAACCAAAATCCAAACTATACAGGACTGTTGCAAATCTTCCAATGGTTACCGATGAATTTAAAGAACTGCTAGAAGCACAGACCGAAAACAATGAACCAAGTTGTTCGCTTGCTGAAGCACTCGAAAAACAGGATTTGTTTATCAATACTACACTAGCCAGTATGGGGGCTTCTTTACTTTGGAAGTTATTCCGTGAAGGTATGACAGCCCATAGAGGATTTTTTTGGAATTTGGGTAATTTCAGGTCAGAACCGATACTGGTGGGTTGA
- a CDS encoding caspase family protein, giving the protein MSQRFGILIGINDYLINPLDYCVNDVNKIEEVLIKNCQFDTNNLRIITSDNGSSNKDIESLFYNAVDNISRDFRQNEDSIFFFFSGHGVHHEEATLLFHSKEITVSQIYAKIKDKLNPKNQFLVFDACHSGEKIKSAVDEDFFKELDWNKLSSKSENKTIIAASRFDQKATEKKIFQNGTLTHYFLKAIITKQNYNDLGFITPSVIADYVRREVSLDKNFNQIPYTNSIDIGSYPFAFSKYLEIGYKPLEITEIKREETNKEKNVNEKTIIRTAPTVFFIEKLSKAFPGIRGLKWFVGKPATDGLKRFLLGPLRFDEAKDYGVFADPIWWFRGGSALPVAKFEDLGNDKILLNNDELIIDKIAVFNSSSYYSSFIYIQVTADVPSGASEISSEDIERQVKSMGYCYESFGIYKDHVVTSEEYEDGAAIINGEYTELTDCKFRHRYLSKYNIILVPKSSPHNTREGNLLGTEYMNSILKEERTIEQFAKEYELLPRNHMDQ; this is encoded by the coding sequence ATGAGTCAAAGATTTGGAATTTTAATAGGGATAAATGATTATTTAATAAATCCTTTGGATTATTGCGTAAATGACGTAAATAAAATTGAAGAAGTTTTAATTAAAAATTGTCAATTTGACACAAACAACCTTAGAATAATTACTAGTGATAATGGTAGTTCTAATAAGGATATTGAAAGTTTATTCTACAATGCGGTTGATAACATCAGTAGAGACTTTAGGCAGAATGAAGACAGTATCTTTTTCTTTTTTTCTGGACACGGTGTTCATCATGAAGAAGCTACTTTACTATTTCATTCTAAAGAGATAACTGTTTCACAAATATATGCCAAAATTAAAGATAAGTTAAACCCTAAAAATCAATTTTTAGTATTTGATGCTTGTCACTCAGGTGAGAAAATAAAATCTGCAGTTGATGAAGATTTTTTTAAAGAACTCGATTGGAATAAACTTTCTTCAAAATCAGAAAATAAAACAATTATTGCAGCTTCTAGATTTGATCAAAAAGCTACAGAAAAAAAAATTTTCCAAAATGGTACCTTAACTCATTACTTTCTAAAAGCAATCATTACAAAACAGAACTATAATGATTTAGGATTTATTACACCGTCAGTAATTGCAGACTATGTAAGAAGGGAAGTTAGTTTAGATAAAAACTTTAATCAGATACCTTATACAAATAGTATTGATATTGGTAGCTATCCTTTTGCTTTTTCAAAATATTTAGAGATAGGATATAAACCATTAGAAATTACTGAAATAAAAAGAGAAGAAACAAATAAGGAGAAAAACGTAAATGAGAAGACTATAATACGAACTGCTCCAACTGTATTTTTTATTGAAAAACTTTCAAAAGCCTTCCCAGGTATTAGGGGTTTAAAATGGTTTGTAGGAAAACCAGCTACAGACGGGTTAAAAAGATTTTTACTTGGGCCTCTCAGATTTGACGAGGCAAAAGATTATGGTGTATTTGCAGATCCTATATGGTGGTTTAGGGGAGGTAGTGCATTACCTGTTGCAAAGTTTGAAGATTTAGGAAATGATAAAATATTATTAAACAACGATGAATTAATTATTGATAAAATTGCTGTTTTTAATTCATCTTCATATTACTCTAGTTTTATTTATATTCAAGTAACTGCTGACGTACCGTCCGGAGCATCCGAAATAAGTTCCGAAGATATAGAAAGACAAGTAAAAAGTATGGGCTATTGTTATGAGTCTTTTGGTATTTATAAAGACCATGTTGTGACGTCTGAGGAATACGAAGATGGTGCAGCAATTATTAATGGAGAATATACCGAACTAACAGATTGTAAATTTAGACATAGGTATCTTTCAAAATATAATATTATTCTTGTTCCGAAATCATCACCCCATAATACAAGGGAGGGTAATTTATTAGGTACAGAATATATGAATTCAATTCTCAAAGAAGAAAGAACTATAGAGCAATTTGCTAAAGAATACGAATTACTTCCAAGGAATCATATGGATCAGTAA
- a CDS encoding AAA family ATPase yields the protein MTTAKDFIIRIENPAGYSGGFIYSPTQDAEVVYVFAARHSLVSVEEVPWTAQELSIEFLIENKWSKYNLKTDDIIIFGKNNEVEDIGVLVIKKSSLPVILDYTKCPSLCMVPQKDHLLEITGYPKIVQNELKRTLYQLKTLNDKDHSNQIQIELSDPLTGEYNDDNLVEGYSGSPIFIKVKNIFFCCGLFLGYERKNKRILGINLNLVNDLLLSKTLQTLSIHEIETDETILDAIEKLNENSMRVLSRVRSSVGKVNLPRTKVTAEATTVIKSNRLAIFTGKPGAGKSALVKNIFENLKNEYEILALQGEQLDRENIEQLFSEPPFNFKTRFADILNSPAYDKSHILLIDSIEKVLETNNADTILDFFELLSKRPNITLVLTCRSYAVEQLKIRFLRQFPPFPNFEVPLLDKIELNTVAETYPALVSLLDNISLSKVLQIPFNLDKAVTLPENSLSNDVDSEVKFKQIMWEYVIEGLDKITEVDQRKLRGEIFMKIALQRTAAMSAYTTVDDAPQKILYSLIADNIIDPEPVYKNSFAPAHDIYEDWALTRHIDYNYLKYIIDQGNYDNFYESLGSTPAVRRAFRIWISEKIQTINETINQFLKATLREQKTQKYWKDEILIAIMQSPYSRDFLKENKDFLFLNNFEYFKRINFLVQVACQKPDFTLLSVIEQEKRTELYHNINLIPFGEGWPNLIEFIFFNLDVLQTQMKLILLMMLQWEKGFKQAQPFPAEAGHVGKILIWYYKIFTSTVTPDLKRSKTDDLNKGILLLFNLADVVKEDLKVIIEVAFRNKKSAVDLAIGNLYDKILDYVLDGYEGKNICKNYPELVLEIAEKDWFYYPPTPEEIAEMAKKSLFGPHYRSGIHSENNFGIQESTSHDYSPASPYETPILNLLLVSPFRTLNFLIKLFNHSANSYINSDFGKSNQFLFPPDVRSEITITMPDGNKIRHHASPTLWMMFRGTYNNVPDLLKCTLMALECYLLHIGKDIKENEDEQYTEILKRLWDYSFDVLISKSNNVMTDAILISVANEHMDIVGNKIFPLLKIKEIYKLDFNRCINETEAFSPISYKRQSQLRHLQLQNFQNLKHRSKSIEDLVMNLSQGQYEADIFQIIDKFNSENPTDQAWRFALTRIDKRKYKIVGEVENGFLMETNLEEDLKKVVEQHKERQAITNPVSHASYWCMKKLRHEIVEENNYAKWSEFYLISKAAENNIEINSRYKQAVLIASIGIRDFYSCLTPLEKEWSNDKIIELFKYELFENKQHLDLQHSKYTVYETEAAFSVLPLIMSYAEESEKKDLRQYMVFALINLTDRSECRSLIESIRQNLWQSDPAFVLLCISSIIEYSKISFLKQNLQYFRRVETSSKISPFAFLKEIYSNIRLTINPGYRASNHQSSDKNYNKILHEYNSAINKIMDKVGAGVAPSQIEIPDYEKNGSDWLFEALKLVPQDTDLKILQDYYKEVLNFIFESLTRDSTSYDDRLHYSLQQLFHQKFAQFLLSQPEDTAIEHFKILINWVYVEGSKRNYANKKFDFVEKCLEELINQLINNESKSDNFWILWNYLSHKILTTNTFIFDKTLLLNHRILSLTQKEWAPLDNKKHFFETIILEGADLNSSGRLIAGIGYKELMPDGIFWLAERIKNEWPNNKDWNFYLEKIVIQTYYDGVRRKEVITSTKLRNAFILLLDKLIDETASSTAYIIRDDFISSKGIIND from the coding sequence ATGACAACAGCTAAAGATTTTATAATACGCATTGAAAACCCTGCAGGATACAGTGGCGGATTCATTTATTCTCCAACTCAGGATGCGGAAGTGGTATATGTGTTTGCCGCAAGACATTCTCTTGTTAGTGTCGAAGAAGTTCCATGGACTGCTCAGGAACTTTCAATTGAATTTCTTATCGAAAATAAATGGTCAAAATATAATTTAAAAACAGATGACATTATAATATTTGGAAAAAATAATGAAGTTGAAGATATCGGGGTTTTAGTGATCAAAAAATCATCCCTGCCCGTAATTCTAGATTACACCAAATGTCCATCTCTCTGCATGGTTCCACAAAAAGATCATCTGCTTGAGATAACAGGTTATCCTAAAATAGTTCAGAACGAATTAAAAAGAACGCTTTATCAATTAAAAACACTTAATGATAAGGATCACAGCAACCAAATACAGATTGAACTCTCTGATCCCCTAACTGGTGAATATAATGACGACAATCTTGTTGAAGGGTATTCTGGAAGTCCAATATTTATAAAAGTAAAAAACATCTTTTTTTGCTGTGGATTATTTCTCGGTTATGAGAGAAAAAATAAACGAATTCTGGGAATTAATCTTAATCTGGTTAATGATCTTCTCTTATCAAAAACATTACAAACTCTATCAATTCATGAAATAGAAACAGATGAGACTATTCTTGATGCGATTGAAAAGCTTAATGAAAATTCCATGCGGGTTCTTTCAAGAGTAAGAAGCAGTGTTGGAAAGGTTAATCTTCCACGTACCAAAGTAACAGCAGAAGCAACAACAGTTATAAAAAGTAACCGACTGGCCATTTTTACAGGAAAACCGGGGGCTGGTAAATCTGCTCTAGTCAAGAATATTTTTGAGAACCTGAAGAATGAATACGAAATTTTAGCTTTGCAGGGTGAGCAACTAGACAGGGAAAATATTGAGCAACTATTTTCTGAACCTCCTTTTAATTTTAAAACCAGATTTGCAGACATACTTAATTCGCCAGCATATGACAAATCTCATATACTCTTAATAGACAGTATAGAAAAAGTATTGGAAACCAATAATGCTGATACTATACTCGATTTCTTTGAATTACTTTCTAAGAGACCTAATATAACGTTAGTCCTTACCTGCAGGAGTTATGCGGTTGAACAGTTAAAAATACGTTTTTTAAGACAGTTCCCCCCTTTTCCCAATTTTGAAGTACCACTTCTTGACAAGATTGAACTTAATACTGTCGCCGAGACCTACCCTGCCCTAGTATCTTTGCTGGATAATATTTCTCTTTCGAAAGTTCTTCAAATACCGTTTAATCTTGATAAGGCGGTTACATTACCCGAAAATTCACTAAGTAATGATGTAGATTCTGAGGTAAAGTTCAAACAAATTATGTGGGAATATGTCATTGAAGGCCTTGACAAAATAACTGAGGTTGATCAGAGAAAATTACGTGGAGAAATTTTCATGAAAATTGCTTTGCAAAGAACTGCCGCCATGAGTGCATATACAACTGTTGATGATGCCCCACAGAAAATATTATATTCTCTAATTGCCGACAACATCATTGATCCTGAACCTGTTTATAAAAATAGTTTTGCTCCTGCGCACGACATTTACGAAGACTGGGCATTAACGCGACATATTGATTATAATTACTTAAAATACATTATTGATCAAGGAAATTATGATAATTTTTACGAAAGTCTAGGATCAACTCCAGCGGTTAGAAGGGCCTTTAGAATTTGGATATCAGAAAAAATACAAACTATTAATGAGACCATCAATCAATTTTTAAAAGCAACACTTAGGGAGCAAAAAACACAAAAATACTGGAAGGACGAGATACTTATTGCTATTATGCAGTCTCCCTACAGTAGGGATTTTTTGAAAGAGAATAAAGACTTTCTATTTTTAAATAATTTTGAATATTTCAAAAGAATAAACTTTTTAGTGCAGGTTGCATGCCAAAAACCAGACTTCACACTTCTCAGCGTAATAGAGCAGGAAAAAAGAACAGAATTATATCATAATATCAACCTAATTCCTTTTGGGGAGGGCTGGCCTAATCTTATTGAATTTATTTTTTTTAATCTGGATGTTCTGCAAACTCAAATGAAATTAATACTATTAATGATGTTACAGTGGGAAAAGGGTTTTAAACAAGCTCAGCCATTTCCAGCCGAGGCAGGGCATGTTGGTAAGATCTTAATATGGTATTATAAAATATTTACATCAACTGTTACACCCGATCTGAAAAGGTCAAAAACTGACGATTTAAACAAGGGCATTTTATTACTTTTTAATCTGGCTGATGTTGTTAAAGAAGACTTGAAAGTTATTATAGAGGTCGCATTTCGAAATAAAAAAAGTGCGGTAGACCTTGCAATTGGAAATTTATATGATAAAATTTTAGATTATGTCCTTGATGGATATGAAGGTAAAAATATTTGTAAAAACTATCCCGAGCTTGTTTTGGAAATTGCAGAGAAAGATTGGTTTTATTATCCTCCAACTCCAGAGGAAATTGCTGAAATGGCAAAGAAATCACTTTTTGGACCTCATTACCGATCAGGTATTCACAGTGAAAATAATTTCGGCATACAAGAAAGTACTTCCCATGATTATTCCCCTGCAAGCCCTTATGAAACTCCAATATTAAATCTTCTTTTAGTCTCACCTTTTAGAACCTTAAATTTTTTAATAAAGTTATTTAATCATTCTGCAAACTCTTATATTAATTCAGATTTCGGAAAAAGCAATCAATTTTTGTTCCCTCCTGATGTACGGTCTGAAATAACTATAACAATGCCAGATGGCAATAAAATTAGACATCATGCAAGCCCGACATTGTGGATGATGTTCAGAGGTACTTATAATAATGTTCCAGATCTATTAAAGTGTACCCTTATGGCACTAGAATGCTATTTACTTCATATAGGTAAAGATATCAAAGAAAATGAAGATGAGCAGTACACTGAAATTTTAAAGAGGCTTTGGGATTACAGCTTTGACGTTTTAATCAGCAAAAGCAATAATGTTATGACTGATGCCATACTAATAAGTGTTGCAAACGAGCATATGGATATTGTTGGAAATAAAATTTTTCCTTTATTAAAAATCAAAGAGATATATAAATTGGATTTTAACAGGTGTATAAATGAAACAGAAGCCTTCAGTCCCATTAGTTACAAAAGACAGAGCCAATTACGTCATCTGCAGTTACAGAATTTTCAAAACCTGAAACATAGAAGCAAAAGTATTGAGGATCTAGTAATGAATCTCAGTCAGGGACAGTACGAAGCTGATATCTTTCAGATAATAGATAAATTTAATTCTGAGAACCCTACAGATCAAGCGTGGCGTTTTGCGCTCACTAGAATAGACAAAAGAAAGTATAAAATTGTCGGAGAAGTTGAGAATGGCTTTTTAATGGAAACAAATTTAGAAGAAGACCTGAAAAAAGTTGTTGAGCAGCATAAGGAGAGGCAGGCAATTACTAATCCAGTATCACACGCGTCATACTGGTGTATGAAAAAACTAAGACATGAAATTGTTGAGGAAAATAATTATGCGAAATGGTCGGAATTTTATTTAATTTCCAAAGCTGCTGAAAATAATATAGAGATAAATTCGAGATATAAACAAGCAGTATTGATAGCTTCTATTGGCATCAGAGATTTTTATTCTTGCTTAACACCTTTAGAAAAAGAATGGTCTAACGATAAAATAATTGAACTTTTTAAATATGAGCTTTTTGAAAATAAACAACATTTAGATTTGCAGCATTCTAAATATACAGTTTATGAAACGGAAGCTGCTTTTTCAGTTCTCCCTCTTATAATGTCTTATGCTGAGGAATCTGAAAAGAAAGATCTAAGGCAATACATGGTCTTCGCTTTAATAAATCTTACTGATAGATCGGAATGCCGTTCTCTAATAGAATCAATAAGACAAAATCTTTGGCAGTCTGATCCTGCCTTCGTCTTACTCTGTATCAGTTCGATTATTGAGTATTCGAAAATCTCATTTCTAAAACAGAATCTTCAATATTTTAGAAGAGTTGAAACCTCCTCTAAAATATCCCCTTTTGCATTTTTAAAAGAAATCTACAGCAATATCCGACTGACTATTAATCCAGGCTATAGAGCCTCAAATCATCAATCCAGTGATAAGAATTATAACAAAATATTGCATGAGTACAATAGTGCAATTAATAAAATAATGGATAAAGTTGGTGCAGGAGTCGCTCCTTCTCAAATTGAAATTCCTGACTATGAAAAAAATGGAAGTGACTGGCTATTTGAAGCTTTAAAACTGGTACCACAAGATACAGATCTAAAAATCCTGCAAGATTATTATAAAGAAGTATTGAATTTCATATTTGAAAGTCTGACTAGAGATTCTACCTCATATGATGACAGACTTCATTACTCCTTACAGCAACTTTTTCATCAAAAATTTGCTCAATTTTTACTAAGCCAGCCAGAAGATACTGCAATTGAACATTTTAAAATATTAATTAACTGGGTCTATGTAGAAGGATCAAAACGTAATTATGCAAATAAAAAATTTGATTTTGTAGAAAAATGTCTAGAAGAACTAATAAATCAACTTATAAACAACGAATCTAAAAGCGATAATTTTTGGATTTTATGGAATTATTTAAGCCATAAAATTTTAACAACTAATACTTTCATTTTTGATAAAACACTTCTTCTTAATCATCGGATACTATCCTTGACACAAAAGGAGTGGGCACCTTTAGACAATAAAAAACATTTTTTTGAAACAATCATTTTAGAGGGTGCTGATTTAAACTCTTCAGGGAGATTAATTGCTGGAATAGGATATAAAGAGTTAATGCCGGATGGTATTTTCTGGCTGGCTGAGCGAATTAAAAACGAATGGCCAAACAACAAAGATTGGAACTTTTACCTTGAAAAAATTGTTATACAAACTTATTATGATGGTGTAAGAAGAAAGGAAGTTATCACATCTACTAAGCTGAGAAATGCTTTTATCCTACTACTTGATAAACTGATTGATGAGACTGCATCTTCAACTGCTTATATTATCCGAGATGATTTTATTTCCTCAAAAGGTATTATTAATGACTAA
- a CDS encoding ATP-binding protein, protein MTLAAVYINDHFLFDQPQTLNFGGRFIYKFESIDDRTFMVIFTENPSFMEGFWGRGISSLSAVVGANGSGKTSILKVINKGYQEFTKAIFIYEDADGHFLLDNRTGDRNESGQFVKGTGITVYFPPGIKYTKSTPEGFTELYFSPIFDPKIEDFFSHLGLNSSHPEKMIGEVFMENIRKDVIFLNADVSKKIKEAYPDFPTYESLNIIPKKLYKRDFRKVYNDTNLGNPKKNETLQVTIERDLSVKDYSNPEFLLNSYLDILKSSNILDALNEIWDMPAYRNSIQHNEHLVHSSRDFMKDIEINILSFLVINDIFAITDLTGSFNFERILNSKSFDELLNHFLVKYIVQIDKNFYRYEDKIKLDNYTELMDIVMNEYGKFEQLSGVKTESLKSNIMHHVNGFKSIKSLHEIFVTLSDNIVFENGRSILKIDVDREDIEDLTKALFDVYAKVREYFSNIPIALKDVVDIESNKNLSYGEKSILNLYSTFHDFTFTNNHVRESENFLLILDEADLGYHPIWKRKFINTLCETLPIIFAQLKPAVWDSVAKRKKSSNNENPRLQIVIATHDPLTLSDFPSSNIIYLKKDSNRKTIVLNSEIDPKKSFGANITDLLADSFFVENGLIGDFAKKKIEHTIMWLNEQKQKKEELGSSYVLDQEEFVHHQSIIKIIDEPVIKIKLAEMLDELNDQIDVQKEIIQREIDLLNEKLGRL, encoded by the coding sequence ATGACACTAGCAGCTGTTTACATAAACGATCATTTTTTGTTTGATCAGCCTCAAACATTGAACTTTGGAGGAAGATTTATTTATAAATTTGAAAGTATTGATGATCGGACATTTATGGTGATTTTCACAGAAAACCCAAGTTTTATGGAAGGTTTCTGGGGGAGAGGGATTTCTTCTTTATCAGCGGTTGTTGGGGCCAATGGATCCGGGAAAACAAGTATCCTTAAAGTGATAAATAAAGGGTACCAAGAATTTACAAAAGCGATTTTTATTTATGAGGATGCTGATGGACATTTTTTACTAGACAATCGGACAGGAGATAGAAATGAATCAGGACAGTTTGTAAAGGGGACAGGCATAACAGTTTATTTTCCACCAGGCATAAAGTATACTAAATCTACTCCTGAAGGATTTACTGAATTGTATTTTTCGCCAATTTTTGATCCGAAAATAGAAGATTTTTTTTCGCATTTAGGTTTAAATTCAAGTCATCCGGAAAAAATGATAGGTGAAGTTTTTATGGAGAATATTCGAAAGGATGTAATTTTCTTAAATGCGGATGTAAGTAAAAAAATTAAGGAGGCGTATCCTGATTTTCCAACTTATGAAAGTCTGAATATAATTCCAAAAAAGTTATACAAACGTGATTTTAGAAAAGTATATAATGATACAAATTTAGGAAACCCCAAAAAAAATGAAACACTGCAGGTTACTATAGAAAGAGATTTAAGTGTTAAAGATTATTCAAATCCTGAATTTCTTTTAAACTCATACCTTGATATCCTGAAATCTTCTAATATCTTGGATGCACTAAATGAAATCTGGGATATGCCGGCTTACAGAAATAGTATACAGCATAATGAACACCTTGTGCATAGCTCTCGAGATTTTATGAAGGATATCGAAATCAATATTCTGTCTTTTCTGGTTATTAATGACATATTTGCGATAACGGATCTTACTGGTTCTTTTAATTTTGAGAGAATTTTAAATAGTAAGAGTTTTGACGAGCTGTTAAATCATTTTTTGGTAAAATATATTGTCCAAATTGATAAGAATTTTTACAGGTATGAAGATAAAATCAAGCTTGACAATTATACTGAACTTATGGATATTGTCATGAACGAATATGGTAAATTTGAGCAGCTGTCGGGAGTTAAGACCGAATCCCTGAAATCAAATATAATGCATCATGTGAATGGTTTTAAATCGATTAAAAGCCTTCATGAGATATTTGTCACCCTTTCAGACAACATCGTTTTTGAAAATGGAAGGTCAATATTAAAAATTGATGTCGACAGAGAAGATATAGAAGATCTAACAAAGGCTCTTTTTGATGTATATGCAAAAGTACGTGAGTACTTTTCAAATATTCCAATTGCACTAAAAGACGTTGTAGATATAGAGTCTAATAAGAATTTATCTTATGGTGAGAAATCGATTCTAAATCTATATTCAACATTCCACGATTTTACCTTTACAAATAATCATGTTAGGGAATCGGAAAATTTTTTGCTGATTCTTGATGAAGCTGACCTGGGATATCATCCAATTTGGAAAAGAAAATTTATAAACACTTTATGTGAAACTCTCCCAATAATTTTTGCTCAATTAAAGCCAGCTGTATGGGACAGTGTTGCTAAAAGAAAGAAGTCTAGCAATAATGAAAATCCACGTTTACAAATTGTGATTGCAACCCATGACCCGTTAACATTGTCCGATTTTCCAAGCAGTAATATAATTTACCTTAAGAAAGACAGCAATCGTAAAACTATAGTTTTAAATAGTGAAATAGATCCGAAGAAGTCATTTGGAGCAAACATTACAGATCTCTTAGCAGATTCGTTTTTTGTAGAGAATGGTTTAATAGGAGATTTTGCCAAGAAAAAGATTGAACATACTATCATGTGGCTCAATGAACAAAAGCAGAAAAAAGAAGAATTAGGATCATCTTACGTATTAGATCAGGAAGAATTCGTCCATCACCAAAGCATCATAAAGATAATTGATGAGCCGGTTATTAAAATCAAATTAGCAGAAATGCTTGATGAATTAAATGACCAGATAGATGTACAGAAAGAAATTATTCAGAGAGAAATTGATTTGCTGAATGAAAAGCTTGGAAGATTATGA